The following are encoded in a window of Physeter macrocephalus isolate SW-GA chromosome 9, ASM283717v5, whole genome shotgun sequence genomic DNA:
- the GCNT1 gene encoding beta-1,3-galactosyl-O-glycosyl-glycoprotein beta-1,6-N-acetylglucosaminyltransferase isoform X2 — MLRKLRRRKLFSYPTKYYFLLLVFSLVTFSVLRIHQKPEFVNVGPLELLEENPSSNINCTKVLQGDVDEIQKVKLEILTVKFRKRPRWTNYDYINMTSDCASFIKKRKYIVEPLSKEEAEFPIAYSVVVHHKIEMLDRLLRAIYMPQNFYCIHVDTKSEESFLAAVIGIASCFSNVFVASQLESVVYASWSRVQADLNCMQDLYRMNADWKYLINLCGMDFPIKTNLEIVRKLKLLMGENNLETERMPSNKKERWKKHYAVVNGKLTNMGTDKIHPPLETPLFSGSAYFVVSRRYVEYVLENEKIQKFMEWAKDTYSPDEYLWATIQRIPEVPGSLSLSHKYDMSDMHAIARFVKWQYFEGDISKGAPYPPCSGVHVRSVCVFGAGDLNWMLHVHHLFANKFDTDIDLFAIQCLDEHLRHKALETLKH; from the coding sequence ATGCTGAGGAAGTTGCGGAGGAGGAAACTTTTTTCTTATCCCACTAAATACTACTTCTTGCTTCTTGTGTTTTCCCTGGTCACCTTCTCTGTTTTAAGAATTCATCAAAAGCCTGAATTTGTAAATGTTGGACCTTTGGAGCTGCTTGAAGAGAATCCTAGTAGTAATATTAATTGTACCAAAGTTCTACAGGGTGATGTAGATGAAATCCAAAAGGTAAAGCTTGAGATTCTAACAGTGAAATTTAGAAAGCGCCCTCGATGGACAAACTATGACTACATTAACATGACCAGTGATTGTGCTTCTTTCATCAAGAAGCGCAAATATATTGTAGAACCCCTTAGTAAAGAAGAGGCAGAGTTTCCAATAGCATATTCTGTAGTGGTTCATCACAAAATTGAAATGCTTGACAGGCTCCTGAGGGCCATTTATATGCCTCAGAATTTCTATTGCATTCACGTGGATACAAAATCAGAGGAATCCTTTTTGGCCGCAGTGATTGGCATTGCGTCCTGTTTCAGTAATGTCTTTGTGGCCAGTCAGCTGGAGAGTGTTGTGTATGCATCTTGGAGCCGGGTTCAGGCTGACCTCAACTGCATGCAGGACCTCTACCGAATGAATGCAGACTGGAAGTACTTGATAAATCTCTGCGGTATGGATTTTCCTATTAAAACCAACCTGGAAATTGTCAGGAAGCTCAAGTTGTTAATGGGCGAGAACAACCTAGAAACGGAGAGAATGCcatccaataaaaaagaaaggtggaAAAAGCATTATGCAGTCGTGAATGGAAAGCTGACAAACATGGGGACCGACAAAATACATCCTCCTCTTGAAACACCTCTGTTTTCAGGCAGTGCCTATTTTGTGGTCAGTAGGAGGTATGTGGAGTATGTGCTCgagaatgaaaaaatacaaaagtttatGGAGTGGGCAAAAGACACATACAGCCCGGACGAGTATCTCTGGGCCACTATTCAGAGGATCCCCGAAGTCCCAGGGTCACTGTCCTTAAGCCATAAGTACGACATGTCCGACATGCACGCGATTGCCAGGTTTGTCAAGTGGCAGTACTTTGAAGGTGACATTTCCAAGGGCGCCCCCTACCCGCCGTGCAGCGGCGTCCACGTGCGCTCCGTGTGCGTTTTCGGAGCCGGTGACTTGAACTGGATGTTGCACGTGCACCACTTGTTCGCCAACAAGTTCGACACGGACATCGACCTCTTTGCCATCCAGTGTTTGGATGAGCATCTGAGGCATAAGGCCCTGGAGACATTAAAACACTGA
- the GCNT1 gene encoding beta-1,3-galactosyl-O-glycosyl-glycoprotein beta-1,6-N-acetylglucosaminyltransferase isoform X1, with protein MILTFLDLNVLPSISRCLCTSDKCKLTNLQATTEGKSLLLEAWKTALNKAKSPIVVEMLRKLRRRKLFSYPTKYYFLLLVFSLVTFSVLRIHQKPEFVNVGPLELLEENPSSNINCTKVLQGDVDEIQKVKLEILTVKFRKRPRWTNYDYINMTSDCASFIKKRKYIVEPLSKEEAEFPIAYSVVVHHKIEMLDRLLRAIYMPQNFYCIHVDTKSEESFLAAVIGIASCFSNVFVASQLESVVYASWSRVQADLNCMQDLYRMNADWKYLINLCGMDFPIKTNLEIVRKLKLLMGENNLETERMPSNKKERWKKHYAVVNGKLTNMGTDKIHPPLETPLFSGSAYFVVSRRYVEYVLENEKIQKFMEWAKDTYSPDEYLWATIQRIPEVPGSLSLSHKYDMSDMHAIARFVKWQYFEGDISKGAPYPPCSGVHVRSVCVFGAGDLNWMLHVHHLFANKFDTDIDLFAIQCLDEHLRHKALETLKH; from the exons ATGATCCTGACTTTTCTTGATTTGAATG tgcTGCCCTCCATTTCAAGATGCCTTTGCACTTCTGATAAATGCAAACTGACAAATCTCCAGGCCACGACAGAGGGGAAATCATTACTGCTTGAAGCCTGGAAGACTGCCCTTAATAAAGCCAAGTCCCCAATTGTTGTTGAAATGCTGAGGAAGTTGCGGAGGAGGAAACTTTTTTCTTATCCCACTAAATACTACTTCTTGCTTCTTGTGTTTTCCCTGGTCACCTTCTCTGTTTTAAGAATTCATCAAAAGCCTGAATTTGTAAATGTTGGACCTTTGGAGCTGCTTGAAGAGAATCCTAGTAGTAATATTAATTGTACCAAAGTTCTACAGGGTGATGTAGATGAAATCCAAAAGGTAAAGCTTGAGATTCTAACAGTGAAATTTAGAAAGCGCCCTCGATGGACAAACTATGACTACATTAACATGACCAGTGATTGTGCTTCTTTCATCAAGAAGCGCAAATATATTGTAGAACCCCTTAGTAAAGAAGAGGCAGAGTTTCCAATAGCATATTCTGTAGTGGTTCATCACAAAATTGAAATGCTTGACAGGCTCCTGAGGGCCATTTATATGCCTCAGAATTTCTATTGCATTCACGTGGATACAAAATCAGAGGAATCCTTTTTGGCCGCAGTGATTGGCATTGCGTCCTGTTTCAGTAATGTCTTTGTGGCCAGTCAGCTGGAGAGTGTTGTGTATGCATCTTGGAGCCGGGTTCAGGCTGACCTCAACTGCATGCAGGACCTCTACCGAATGAATGCAGACTGGAAGTACTTGATAAATCTCTGCGGTATGGATTTTCCTATTAAAACCAACCTGGAAATTGTCAGGAAGCTCAAGTTGTTAATGGGCGAGAACAACCTAGAAACGGAGAGAATGCcatccaataaaaaagaaaggtggaAAAAGCATTATGCAGTCGTGAATGGAAAGCTGACAAACATGGGGACCGACAAAATACATCCTCCTCTTGAAACACCTCTGTTTTCAGGCAGTGCCTATTTTGTGGTCAGTAGGAGGTATGTGGAGTATGTGCTCgagaatgaaaaaatacaaaagtttatGGAGTGGGCAAAAGACACATACAGCCCGGACGAGTATCTCTGGGCCACTATTCAGAGGATCCCCGAAGTCCCAGGGTCACTGTCCTTAAGCCATAAGTACGACATGTCCGACATGCACGCGATTGCCAGGTTTGTCAAGTGGCAGTACTTTGAAGGTGACATTTCCAAGGGCGCCCCCTACCCGCCGTGCAGCGGCGTCCACGTGCGCTCCGTGTGCGTTTTCGGAGCCGGTGACTTGAACTGGATGTTGCACGTGCACCACTTGTTCGCCAACAAGTTCGACACGGACATCGACCTCTTTGCCATCCAGTGTTTGGATGAGCATCTGAGGCATAAGGCCCTGGAGACATTAAAACACTGA